ATACCCATATGTTCCCATCACTCTTGTGTTGATATGGCTTGCGTCGGAATCCAGAAGTTTCGCTAACCCAAAATCAGAAACCTTGCTGTTGAATTCGGTATCAATTAAGATATTACTTGACTTGATATCTCGGTGGACGACTTTGGGGTCTATTGCTTCGTGAAGGTATGCAAGCCTGAAAATCATGAACGAACGTGCATTAGCATGTCGTACTAGTCAACAGTCTCATGTGAAATTTATCTGTTCATTTAACATGATATCAGGAGATGGTCGTAAAAGAAGTCCACATGCCAAACTTACGCTTTTGCTGTCCCAAGCAGAATCTTCGTACGGCTTTCCCAACTAAGGATACCATGTTGACTCATGGCCCCATGGAGCCATTGTTCTAGGTTGCCATTGTTTACATACTCATACACAAGCATCCTGCATGTGAGAAGAACTATGCTTTAGTTCGGAGTCGTTTATCTGGTAAGGGATAATAATCTTGAAACCAGATGACAGGAAAAACACAAACCAACTAGCATTATCGCAAAACGAAGGAACACAAACAATGTCCTTCTCATGGTATTAATTATCCATTTTTAATCACGATTCTCCAGAACAGGAAGTCTAGCAGAGATATGATGATGAACTTGCACAAGGTGGATGCATTATACACACAAGCTAATTCTAGTAGCTTCTATAATATTCCAAGATGAAAGGAAAATAAAGGGAAGAAATGTGTCACCTGTGTATCCCTTCAACGCAGTACCCCAAAAGCCGCACCAGATTCTTATGCCGAACATGACCTATGGCTTCAACTTCAACTCTAAATTCCTTCTCTGCCTGCCCTCTGGAAACCCAATTAACAAACATTAGTTCCAAGTTAATATCACAGTAAATTCAACAAGATAACATACACTTACACATTGTTTAGGATCTTCTTCACAGCCACCTCAGTCCCATTCATAAGCCGGCCTTTGTAGACAACTCCATAGCCGCCCTCCCCAAGGATATTACTCTTGGCAAACCGATTTGTCGCAAACTCCAGGTCCCTCAAGGTAAACCAGTGGCCCCAGCCCAAATGTGACAGCTCAGGCAGGCCAACCAGCGGTGAAGTAGATGTAAATCCATATGGTGAACTCCCTGCCCTCTTTGGACCTGAGCTGTTGTAGTCCTCAGAGTATGAGCTTCCAGCCTTCTCTATGTTGTACACTGAGCTGCATTGGCTGAAGGCATCCACGTCGAGAGATCTAGTCTCTTCCAAGGGTGGTACAGTCTTCATCTGTGTGTATTTGTCATGCACTGGCATGAAGGCCACTTCGCTGCTGTCATTCACACTCTGTGAGTCAACTCCTTTGTCAATGTTGATTTCCTTGGACACAATAGGGATTTCTGTTTGCGATGTAGTGTCGAATCCGCTCACGGCCTTGTTCTTCCTTCGGATGGACAGCCACAGTACTATGATGAACAGGATTGCCATCAGGATCCCAATGCCAATGGCAATCAGAACCCATACTCTCAGGCTGAACACAGGTGTTGTCCGCGACAATGCCGCGGTGATGGAATTGTCGGATGACGACATGCTCTCTTCGGTTGGT
The Aegilops tauschii subsp. strangulata cultivar AL8/78 chromosome 3, Aet v6.0, whole genome shotgun sequence genome window above contains:
- the LOC109783231 gene encoding probable receptor-like protein kinase At2g42960 isoform X1 — protein: MSSSDNSITAALSRTTPVFSLRVWVLIAIGIGILMAILFIIVLWLSIRRKNKAVSGFDTTSQTEIPIVSKEINIDKGVDSQSVNDSSEVAFMPVHDKYTQMKTVPPLEETRSLDVDAFSQCSSVYNIEKAGSSYSEDYNSSGPKRAGSSPYGFTSTSPLVGLPELSHLGWGHWFTLRDLEFATNRFAKSNILGEGGYGVVYKGRLMNGTEVAVKKILNNVGQAEKEFRVEVEAIGHVRHKNLVRLLGYCVEGIHRMLVYEYVNNGNLEQWLHGAMSQHGILSWESRTKILLGTAKALAYLHEAIDPKVVHRDIKSSNILIDTEFNSKVSDFGLAKLLDSDASHINTRVMGTYGYSSLSTPSPLIFSVLLETHLIIFLPDDRYVAPEYANSGMLNEKSDIYSFGVVLLECITARDPVDYSKPADESNLVEWLKMMVSTKRAEEVVDPGLEVKPPKRALKRAILVGLKCVDPDADKRPKMSHVVQMLEAVQKAYQEDEKKHSQMGSIDLESQQSAEELSNSADV
- the LOC109783231 gene encoding probable receptor-like protein kinase At2g42960 isoform X2 — protein: MSSSDNSITAALSRTTPVFSLRVWVLIAIGIGILMAILFIIVLWLSIRRKNKAVSGFDTTSQTEIPIVSKEINIDKGVDSQSVNDSSEVAFMPVHDKYTQMKTVPPLEETRSLDVDAFSQCSSVYNIEKAGSSYSEDYNSSGPKRAGSSPYGFTSTSPLVGLPELSHLGWGHWFTLRDLEFATNRFAKSNILGEGGYGVVYKGRLMNGTEVAVKKILNNVGQAEKEFRVEVEAIGHVRHKNLVRLLGYCVEGIHRMLVYEYVNNGNLEQWLHGAMSQHGILSWESRTKILLGTAKALAYLHEAIDPKVVHRDIKSSNILIDTEFNSKVSDFGLAKLLDSDASHINTRVMGTYGYVAPEYANSGMLNEKSDIYSFGVVLLECITARDPVDYSKPADESNLVEWLKMMVSTKRAEEVVDPGLEVKPPKRALKRAILVGLKCVDPDADKRPKMSHVVQMLEAVQKAYQEDEKKHSQMGSIDLESQQSAEELSNSADV